The Archangium primigenium genomic interval AAGACTTCTTGTTCTTCGGGGGGTCCACTCGTGGCTTAAATGCGGTCACCGTGACCTTCCCCCGCTTCTCGCCCTGGTCGCTGCTCGTCGTCCTCCTGCTCGTCGCACCCCACGTCCGGGCCCAGGCCTACGAGGGCGCGCGCCGCGAGGAGGTGGACGCGGGCGTGCATACCCCCGTGTTGACCAAGCCGCCCGAGCTCGTGCGCACCGTGGAGGCCGTCTACCCCGCCGAGGCGGCTGCCGCCGGCCGGACGGCCTCGGTGCAGATGCTCATCACCCTGGACGCGCAGGGCCGGGTGTCCGACGCCCAGGTCACCACCCCGGTGGGTGAGGGCTTCGACGAGGCGGCGCTCGCGGCGGTGAAGCAGTTCGAGTTCACCCCGGCCGAGGTGGATGGCGTACCGGCGCCCATCCAGCTCCAGTACGTCTACAACTTCGTGCTCCAGGCGCCCCCGCCGCCGCCGGAGGACGCGCCGCCGCCCGTGCCCCAGTCCACGCTCACCGGGCAATTGCTCGCGCGCGGCAGCCGCACGCGCGTGGAGGGCGCCACGGTGCGCTGTGGCGACGACCCCGAGGCCCCCGAGGCCACGAGCGACGCGGAGGGCCGCTTCACCCTGCGGGTGCCCTCGGGCGTCTGTGACGTGCGCGTGGTGGCGGGCGACTACCACCTCTTCGCCACGAAGGAGACCCTGGCCCCCTCGGAGACGACGGAGGTCATCTTCTACCTGATGCCCAAGGCGCCGGGCTTCGAGACGGTGGTGCGCGGGGCGCGCGAGAAGAAGGAGGTGGTGCGCCGCACCCTGGAGCGCCAGGAGTTGCAGAAGGTGCCGGGCAGCTTCGGTGACCCCATCCGCGTGCTGCAGAACCTGCCGGGCGTGGCCCGCTCGCCCTTCATCACCGGCCAGCTCATCGTGCGTGGCGCCGCGCCGGACCAGACGCTCACCTTCTTCGACGGGGTGGAGGTGCCGCTGCTCTACCACCTGGGCGGTGGCCCGTCGGTGGTCAACGCCGAGTTCGTGGACCGCATCGACTTCTTCCCGGGCGGCTTCGGCTCGCGCTACGGCCGCGCGGTGGGCGGCATCGTGGACGTGGCCACGCGCAAGGGCGCCTCCGACACGCTGCACGGCTCGGTGAAGGTGGACCTGCTGGACTCGGGCTTCTTCCTGGAGGCCCCCATCACGGACGGCATCTCCATCGCCGGTGCCGCGCGGCGCTCCTACGTGGACGTGCTCCTGCCGCTCGTGCTGCCGGAGGACCCCGAGGGCGGCACGCTGCTCGTGCTGCCGCGCTACTGGGACTACCAGGTGCGCATGGACTTCGGCGCCAAGCGCGGAGAGAAGGGGGCGGGCCACAGCTCCGGCTACGTGATGGCCTTCGGTTCGGACGACCTGCTGCGGGTGGTGGCCACCGGCGGCGGTCGCAACCGCGACGTCACCGTGGACGCGCGCACGCTCTTCCACCGCGTCAAGGGCGACTGGACGTGGCGCAAGGGCAACCTCACCTCCGTGGTCACGCCCTATTTCGGCTACGACCTGGGCAGCTTCGGCTTCGGCACGACGAAGCTCGACGCGAACGTCTGGTCGCTCGGCCTGCGCGAGGACCTGTCCTTGGAACTGCGGCCCTGGCTCGTCGCGCGCGCGGGCGCGGACCTCCGCTTCGAGCACCTGGTGGGGGAGGGCACCCTGCCGTCCGTGGGCGGCATCCAGTACCCGGCCTTCCCGGGCGCGGAGCCCCTGGCGGAGGTGCAGGCCATCAAGCGCGTGGCGAACACCTTCGACAGCGCGCTCTTCGCGGAGGTGGACGTCAAGGCGGGGCCGGTGACGGTGACGCCGGGCCTGCGCGCCACGTACTCGCGCATCTACGGCCAGACGCGCTACGCGTTGGATCCCCGCCTGTGGGCGCGCTGGGTGCTCACGGAGAAGATGGCGCTCAAGGGCAGCCTGGGCCTGTACAGCCAGCCGCCGGAGGCCTTCAACCTGGAGCCCGCGCCGCTGGGCAACCCCCGGCTGTCCTACGAGCGCGCCTTCCAGTCGAGCCTGGGCGTGGAGCGGCAGATCACCGACGCCATCGGCCTGGACGTCACCGGCTACTTCAACCGCCGGTATGACCTGGTGGTCAGCCCCGGGGACCGGGTGGTCAACGCGGACGGCTCCATCACGAGCTACCCGTACTCCAACCGGGGCCTGGGCCGCGCGTACGGCATGGAGGTGATGTTGCGCCACGCCGTCACGCGCAACTTCTTCGGCTGGCTGGCCTATACGCTCAACCGCTCCGAGCAGCGGCGCGCGGGAGGAGATCCCTACCGGCTGACCACGTTCGACCAGACGCACATCCTCACCGCGGTGGGCAGCTACCGGCTGCCCTACGGCCTGGAGCTGGGCGCGCGCATGCGGTACGTGACGGGCCGACCCACCACGCCCTTGCAGCACACCTTCGACCGGTACGACGTGGACCGCAACCGCTTCTACGGCACCTACGGGCCCACGGATTCGGCCCGCTTCAAGGCCTTCCACCAGCTGGATCTGCGGTTGGACAAGAACTGGCTGTTCGATCGCTGGACGCTCACCGCGTACATCGATGTGCAGAACGTCTACAACGCCTCCAACGTGGAGGCGACCTTCTACGACTACCGCTACCGGGAGCAGTTCGAGGTGCCTGGCATCCCGATCCTCCCGGTCGTCGGCGTCAAGGGGAGTTTCTGATCATGCGCCACCTGTCCGCCTGTCTGGGATTGCTCTTGTGCGCCGCGTGCGTGGGGTCGGAGGACAGACCCTCGAACGTGAAGGACTTGCGTGTGCTCGCGGTGCGGCTGGAGCCGCCGGAAGTCTTCGCCGACACGTGCTCCACGGACCCCGCCGCCTTGCTGCCCGCGCTGTCGCGTCCGCTGCGCTTCACCGCGCTCATTCCGGACCCCGCGGGGGAGGGCCGGGATTTGGACTACGTCCTGACCACCTGCGCCACCACCACCTCCGCGCTGTGCGAGGGCGAGCAGGTGGAGCTGGCGCGGGGCGTGACGCGGGGCGGAGAGCTGACGGTGGAGCTGTCGCCGGGGCCGGGCCTGGCCCGGTTCCAGGACGGCTCCTTCGTGGCGCAGCGCGTGCTCGAGGAGGACGCCTACCGGGGCCTGGGGGGCATCTGGCTGCCCTTGCAGCTCGAGGTGTCGGGCGGGAGCGAGCGGGTCTACGCGCGCAAGCTGATGGTCTACAACTGCCCCCTGGTGCCGGGCATGGTGGTCAACGTCCAGCCGGAGCTGGGCAGCCTGGTGCTGGAGGGGGCGCCCTGGTTCGAGGGCGTGCCGCGCGAGCTGTCGGGGCCGGGCCCCTTCCGGGTGGATCCCGAGGACTTCTCCGCGCGCCAGGAGGACTACGTGGTGCCCTCGTTCGAGCTCAAGCCCGTGCAGCTGCGCGAGTCCTGGGAGCTGGCCTGGTTCAGCACCCTGGGCGGGTTCTCGCCCAACCAGACGGGCGGCGCGGACCTGGGCGGTGGCGAGGGCCGGCACCAGGTGGAGTGGAGCCCCCCGAGCGGTGTCTCCGGGCCCCAGGACGTCTTGTTCTGGGTCGTCGCGCGGGACGGACGCGGGGGCCAGACGTGGGTGACCCGCTCGGCGCGCTACACGCCCTGAGTTGACCGGGAATTCACAGTTCACCTCCCTGGGGGGTAATGGAGGGCTTTCCAGTCCAAGTTGTACTGTCCTTTTCGTCGCTACCCCTGGCGGCACGAAAGGACGGATTGAACCCATGAAGAACGACATGAAGCAGGCCAAGCTCCGCCTCAACAAGGAGACGGTGCGCAACCTGTCCGACGAGAGCCTGGGTCACGTCGCGGGCGGCAATGGAGATTCGGCGGGCGTCATCTGCGTCTTCTCCATCCTGCTCATCTGTGGTGACTCCATCGTCTGCTCGGTGCTCGCCGGCTCCTGCAACAACGACAACGGCGGGTGAGGCTTCCGCCCCCGTTCCCGTCACGCCTCCGCTCTCATCCACGCCACGGTCCGGCTCCGTCTGGGATTGTCCCAGGGAGACCGGACCGTGGTGCTTTTAGGCTTTGTCTGTCTGTCTGGAATGGCGATGGGCAGTGCACAATCGGCCACCCCGGGGGGTGATGGAGGGCACGCCAGTGAGAGTTGTACTGTCTTTTTCGCCGCCACTCCTGACGGCCAATCCAAGGACACTCCCCCCATGAAGACCGACAAGGCGCAGAAGAAGCTCAGCCTCAACAAGGAGACCCTGCGCAACCTGTCCGACGAGAGCCTGGATCAGGTGGCCGGCGGTAACGGTGACTCCGCGGGCGTCATCTGCCTCTTCTCCATCCTCATCATCTGTGGTGACTCCATCGTCTGCTCGGTGCTCGCCGGCTCCTGCAACAACGAGAACGGCGGGTAGTCCAGACGGTCATGACAGGGCCTGGAGGGCATCGCCCCGGGAGGTGATGTCCTCGGGCCACGACAAGACCCACGCTTCGCGTTTTTCGCGCCGCCGTGTCCACACCCCCTCCGGGCCCGAGCCCCGAGTGGATGGACACCGCGGCGCTTGTCGTTCCGGATCTCCGCACAATGACTTTCATGTCGGGAAGACACCGCACGGGATACGTCAGGACAACACAGTCCACGGCCCTCGGGTGCGATGGATGGGGTGGATGGCCGTCCGTACTGTCTGTTTCGCCGCCACTCCCGACGGCCCGTAAGAACGGATGACGCCCATGAAGACCGACAAGGCCCAGAAGAAGCTCAGCCTCAACAAGGAGACCCTGCGCAACCTGTCCGACGAGAGTCTGGATCAGGTGGCCGGCGGCAATGGTGACTCGGCGGGTGTCATCTGCGTCTTCTCCGTGCTGCTCATCTGCGGCGACTCCATCATCTGCTCGGTGCTCGCCGGCTCCTGCAACAACGAGAACGGCAGCTAGTCCCCATCCCCGAGAACGTCTGTCCTTGAATTCGTCCCGGACACCGGCGGCCGTCTGGCTTCCGGTGTTCAGGCCCGTGTGGCCCAGTCCCGGCCCACCTGGCGCAGCGCCTCCGCGGGAGGCCGTCCTGCGGGCCCCCGGGTGGAGACCTCGAGCACCTCGTCGAACGGAGCGTCCCCGGTCCTCGCGTCGGGAGCCACCTGTCCGGCGAACAGCACCGTGCGCTTGCCCAGGGTGCGTGCCTCCCGGGCCAGGGCGCCGGGCCCCTTGCCCAGGGCGGTCTGCCGATCGAAGCGCCCCTCTCCGGTGAGCACGGCCTCCACGGCGGCGATCCGCTCCCGCAGCCGCAGGGTGCGCGCCACCAGCTCATAGCCCGACACGATCCGCCCGTGGGTGAGCGCCCGCAGGCCGTAGCCGAAGCCGCCCGCCGCGCCCGTGCCCTCCTCCTGGGCGAGCCTGGGGTCGAGGCAGTCGGCCAGGTGCGTCAAGGCCGCCTCCAACTCCTCCACGGCCGCCGCGTCCGCGCCCTTCTGGGGACCGAAGAGTCGGGCGGCGCCCTCGGGGCCGAGCAGGGGCGCGGTGACATCCGACGCCACCCACCACTCCACGTGCTCCAGCGCCGGGTGCCGGGCGCTCGCGTCCACCCGGGCGAGCCGCTGGAGCGCGGCGCCGCCGGGGGGCAGGGGGTGGCCGCGCGCATCCAGGAAGCGCCAGCCGAGCGCCGAGAGCGCGCCCGTCCCCCCGTCCGTGGTGGCGCTGCCGCCCAGGCCGAGGATGAGCCGACGACACCCGCGTTCCAGGGCGTCGCGGAGGAGCTCGCCGGTGCCGTGGGTGGAGGTGCGCCGGGCATCCCGGGCCTCCGGGGCGAGCAGGGACAGCCCCGAGGCGGCCGCCATCTCGATGACCGCCGTGTGTCCCCCGTCCAACAGCCCGTAGGTGGCGGAGACGGGCGCGCCGAGCGGCCCCGTGACGGTGCGCACCACCCGCTCGCCGCCCACCCCCGCGAGCAGCGCGTCCACCGTGCCCGGACCGCCATCCGCGAGCGGCGCCACGTCCAGCTCCACGCCGGGCGCGCCCTCCCGCAGGCCCTCGGCGAGCGCCTGGGCCGCCTGGGTGGCGGTGAGGGTGCCCTTGAACTCCTGGGGGGCCACGAGCCAGCGCGCCATGCCGCCTCCTACTCGCGGGGGAGGGCCTCCGCATGCCAGTCCAACAACGGGCGGGGGGCCTTCAACGCGGGGCGCAGGCGCTCGGACAGGCGCTCGAGGCGCACGAGCAGGGCGTTCACCGTCTCCGCGGGCTGGCGGGCGGGGCCCTGGATGCGCTCGCAGAAGAAGGTCCGGCAGCCGAAGGGCCGGTCCGCGTACACCGAGCAGCGGCGGCCCGTGGCGTCCAGGTAGGGACAGGCCCCATCCGCGCGCGCGGGGGGCAGGGGGTGACGGCGGGCGAGCAGCAGCCACTCGGGCCACCACAGCCAGGGCTGGCGCCGGGTGACGGCGAGCTGGCAGCACTCGCCGCTGGCCGGGCAGGAGTAGGGGGCGTAGGCCGCGTCCGCGTGCTGGTAGACGGTGCGCAGCTCCTTGAGGACCCGCTCCTCGGCATGGGTGCCGCCCGGGCGCGCCGCCTCGTCCTCGTCTTCCCAGTCCGCGCCGCGCATCCCTAGAGCACCCGCAGCACGAAGCACTTGAGGTAGCGCGTCTCGCGCAGGTTGAGCAGCACGGGGTGATCCTTGCCCGCGCCCCGCTTCTCGATGATCTGCACGCGCCGCTTGGCGTCCGTGGCCGCCGACACGAGCATGTCCTCGAAGCCCTGCTCGTCGATGTGGTACGTGCAGCTCGCGGTGATGAGGAAGCCGCCCGGCCGCAACAGCTGGATGGCGCGCAGGTTGAGCTCCTTGTAGCCGCGCAGCGCCCCGGGGATGGCGTCCTTGTTCTTGGCGAACGAGGGCGGGTCCAACACGATGGTGTCGAAGCGGTGGCCCTCGTCCAGCGTGTCGCGCAGGTAGTCGAAGGCGTTGGCCACCACCACGTCCACGTTGGAGAGCTTGTTGGCCGCCGCGTTGGCGCGCAGCTGGCCCGCGGCCTGCTCGGAGATCTCCACGGCGGTGACCTTCTGGGCCCGCGTGGCGAGCTGCAGCGCGAAGCCGCCCACGTACGAGAAGCAGTCCAGCGCCTCGCCGAAGGCGTACTGCGCGGCCATGACGTGGTTCTCGCGCTGGTCCAGGAACGCGCCCGTCTTCTGGCCCTCCATCAGGTCCGCGCGCACGCGCACGAGCCCCTCGTCGTACGGCACCGGGCCGGACAGCTCGCCGTACAGCACGCCCTTCTCCTGGGGCAGCCCCTCCAGCGCGCGCACGCCCACGTCCGAGCGGTTGACGATGGCGCGCGGTTTGAACAGCTCCACCAGCAGCTCCACGATGAGCTGCTTGCGCTGCTCGGTGCCGGGGGTGAGGAACTGTACGCTCAGGCAGTCGCCGTAGCGGTCCACCACGAGTCCCGGCAAGAGGTCCGCCTCGCCGTGCACCAGCCGGTAGGTGGTCTCCCCGGGCAGGGCGCGCTGGCGCATGGCGTTGGCCTGGGCCAGGCGCTGGCGGAAGAAGTCCGTGTCCACCGGCACGTCGTCGTAGGACAGCCAGCGCAGGGAAATCTTCGACTGCTTCGAGTAGAAGGCCTTGCCGAGGAACCAGCCCCGGTTGTCCACCACGCGCACCACCTCGCCGCCCTCGAGCGCCGGGTCGCCGTTGAGGTCGGCGCGGTAGATCCACGGATGGCCGCCCTGCCAGCGCTCGACGCCGCGGCGCACGATGGACACCTGGGGCAGACCGTCCGGGGCGAGGTCCGGCGAGGTCCGGTCCGGCGCGGGCTTCTCCGGACGGTGCGAGGGACGCTTGAAGCCACCAGCGGGGGGGCCGGAACGGCGTTCGGGACGGGAACCAGGGGCAGGAGGCTTGGACATAGCGTGGGGCGCGTATACTCCAACCGGCGTGAGATACGACCTGCTCCTTCAATCCTTGGTCCCCGGAACCCCCTTCGACAATGCCCGGGTGGAAGAACTCCTGATTGCCCGGGGGGCGAAGGCCCTGCCGAGCGGTGGGCTGCTCTGGCGGCTCAACCATGGCGAGGTGGAAGTCCACCCCCTGCGCGAGGGCGGGCAGTGGATCGCGACCGAGATCCGCGTGCCCCTGGTGGACCGGACCGAGCTCGTGCGGGAGGTGCTCGTCGAGGGCGCGGCGCTGTCGGAGCAGGCCCAGGTGCGCTTCTTCGATCCCCAGCTCGGCCGGGAGCTGACCCGGCGAGAGGACGAGGCCGTGGCCGACCAGTACAAGCGCACGGTGCGCTACGCGAGCGACACGCTCGGCATGGTGGACGCCATGCCGCTGCCCACCCCTCAGGAGAAGCAGGGCTTCGAGCCGACGACGCGCTTCTTCGTGGGCGTCATCGCCTTCTTCGTCGTGCTCTACCTGCTGGTCAACTGGATGGGCTCCCAGCTCGAGGGCGGGTGACCCGGGCCCCCGCCGGGCTCAGTGGTAGGGCAGGGGCTGGTTCTCGCGCACGAGCAGCTTGAGCGTGTCCTGGCAGAAGCCCTTGAGGCGCTTGCAGTCCAGCGCGCGCGGCTCCTCCAGGCGCAGCGTGTCGTCGAACAGGAGCACGTCCTCGGCGTCGTGCAGCCGCAGGTGCACGCGCTCCTCGTCGCTCCAGGAGACGTGGGCCTTGAGCAACAGGCGTTTGCCCTGACTCTCGAACGCCACGGGGATGCGCTCGGCCGGGGACAGGGTGTACACGCCGGTGACGGCGGGGTGTTGCAGCAGCAATTGAACCGGGCGCTGGTGCTCCTCGGCGGCCTTGAGCATCAGGGTGTCCTGGCCGGTGATGCGCAGGGCCATGAAGTCCAGGGTGGGCGGGTGCTCCTGGGCGAAGGGCCGCAGCTCGAGCTGCTTGGCGCTGCCCGTCACCCGCGCGATGGCGCCCTGGGACGTGCGCACCGTGCCCGTGCAGCGCTCCGGCTGGGTGCAGTCGACGGTGAGTCGCCAGTCGGCGCCGGCATCGGGACAGCCCGCGGGCACCTTCAACTGGCCATGAGCCCGGGGGGTGAGCACCAGACTCTCGGTCTTTCGCTCCCGGCAGACGTAGTCCACCTCCACGGAGAGGGCCACCACCGGGACGAGCGGCTCGGTGGGCGCCTTCACGGGGGCCGGGGTCTTGTCCGCGGCGAGCAACAGGACGAGCACGGAAAGGGCGGAGTGCATGGCCGTGGATCTACCATGGGCCAGGCGTTCCGCCCTGTTCGTGGCGCGCCGACGGAGGGACTACTTGTCGGTGGCGTCCTCGATCTTGTCGCCGGCGCTCTCCATCGCGTCCTTGGTGTTGTCCTTGGCCTCGTCGGCGGCGTCCTCGATCTTGTCGCCGGCGCGCTCGGCCTTGTCGGCGGCGTTCTCACGGGTGTTGCGGTGGCAGCCCGTGGCGCCAGCCAGCAGGGAACCCAGCGTCACGGCCAGAAGTGCCTTCTTCATGGTGTTGTCTCCTTGCGAGAGTGCTCCCGGCGGGAACGCCGGGGTGCGACGGCGGCGCAATCTAGGGATGCGCCGGGCGCTTGCACGGAGAAGTTGCTGGAGCGTGAAGGAGGCGACACATGCCGTCCGGACGGACTCAGCGCTTCGTGCGCGAGCCGGTGGCGGTCGCGGCGCGGGTCGGTGGGGTCTTCTTCGCCCGGGCGGCGGCCTTGCGTCCCCGCTCTCCGGCGAGCTTGCGGCGCGCGAGCACGGCGCCCGCGTCGGTGGGTTGGGCGACGTCCTGCTCGCTCTGGGTGGAGATGTCCAGGGTGCCCGCGACGACACCCGATGCCTGCTCCGTGACCTTCGTCATGTACGACCTCCGTCCGGGTAAGGTAGGGACGATGCCGCGCGCGTGAAGCGCTCGCCCGGAGTGTTCAGGGGTGGACGCGCGGCGAGGAGGTGGCCTGCGTGGTGGCGGTCGAGTCGATGGGAGCCGCGGCGCGGTGGCGGTACGCGCTCAAGCCGGCGAGCTGGCCCAAGGTGTTCGTTCCCGCGGTGTTCGGGCAGGCGGTGGGCGCGCTCGTCGCGGGCCGACTGTCGGGCCCCGCGCTGCTGTGGGGCGTGCTGTGGACCGCCGCGGACATCGCCTTCATCGTGTGGCTCAATGACTGGGGCGACCGCGAGGTGGATGCCCTCAAGCGCCGCATGTTCCCCCGGGGCTGCTCGCCCAAGACGATCCCCGACGGCCTCTTGTCCGCGCGCGCGGTGCTCGGGGCGGGGCTGGGGGCGGGAGGGCTCGCGCTGGGGCTCGCGGCGGTGGGCGGCGCGGGGCTGGGGCGCCCGGCGTTGCTGCCGCTCGCGGCGCTGAGCCTGGGGATCTTCGTGGCCTACACCCTGCCGCCCCTGCGGCTCAACTACCGGGGCGGAGGCGAGCTGCTGGAGATGGTGGGCGTGGGCGGGGTGCTGCCCGCGCTGCACGTCTACGCGCAGTGTGGGGAGGGCGCGCCCGCGTTCTTCCTGCGGTGGCTGCCCGGGCTGTTGGCCCTGTCCCTGGCGAGCGCGCTCGCCAGTGGCCTGTCGGACGAGGAGAGCGATCGCGCCGGGGGCAAGCGCACCTTCACCACGGCGTGGGGCAACACGCGGGCGCGGCGGGTGACGGAGGGCCTGGTGGGGCTGGGCGCGCTGCTGTGGCTGGTGGCGGGCGGCGTGCTGGCCGTGCCGGTGGTGCTGTTCTTCGGCGGGCGCATGATGCGCCGGAGCGCGGGCGCGGTGACGAACGCGTTCGCCGAGCAGGGGGCGTACAAGCAGGAGCTGCACCGGGCCATCTGGTGGGGCACGGCGGCGCTGGCGGCGTCCCTGGTGCTCACGGGCGGGAGGACGCCATGGTGAATCCCCACCTCCAGGACGCGCTCGAGGAGCTGGAGGGGCTGGGGCCCCGCCTGGGCGAGCGGGCCTCGTTGGACCCCTCGCGGGCGTGCGCGCCGCTGCCGGTGGAGCTGGCGGCGCGGGTGCTCGCCGGCAACACGCACGAGGCGCGGGGACGGGCCTTCCTCCGGGGCCTGCGGGACGTGGTGCTCGTGCTGAGCGAGGACTTCCCGGACAACATCTTCTGGGACCTGGACTACCTGGCGAGCCAGCTGTGGCGGGCGGGCGGGCCCCGGGAGATCGAGGACTTCACGCACCGGGTGGTGGGCCTGTTCCGGGGCTTCGGCAACAAGTCCGAGCTGCGCTTCCGCTATGCCCATGACTTCCTGTTCGGCTTCGACTGGGCGCGCTGGGTGGCGCGCGAGCCCCGGGAGCGCGCGGACATCGGGCCCTTCGATCCGCCCTTCTTCGACTACCTGGAGTCGCGGCGGGAGGAGCTGCTCGGGCTCATCGCGGAGAACGACGCCAAGTACCATCCGCTGGAGGGCGAGGCGTTCCGCAACCCCTTCGTCTTCATGCGCGAGCCCCACGAGGAGGCGCTGCTGCACCAGACGCTCGCGCGGGAGGACTTCATCCCGGTGAAGGCCTGGCGCCTGGATGGGGAGCGCCGCTGGGAGCTGCCCTTCTCGGACCTGCGGACCGAGGCGGCCCGGAGGCTGGGCCTGCTGCGCGAGGCGAGCCCGTGAGGGCATGGCTCCAGGCGTCCCGGCTGCCCTCCCAGGCCTACCTCGCGCTGCCGCTATTGCTCGGCCAGGTCGTGGCGGCGCGGGAGCGCGGGGGGGGACTGGCCTGGGGCACGCTCGTGGCGGTGCAGCTCTTCGGCGTGTTCGACCAGCTCTACATCGTCTACGCCAACGACTGGGCGGACCAGGAGACGGACCGCCGCAACCGCACGGCCACGCTCTTCTCGGGAGGCTCGCGGGTGCTCGTCGAGGGGCGGCTGTCGTCCCGGGCGCTCGCGGTGGCCGCGGGGGTGTGCGCGGTGGGCGCGCTGGGCGTGTCCCTGGGCCTGGCGGTAGGGCTGCACCAGCCGGGGCTCGTGCTCCTGGCGCTCCTGGCCCTGCTGCTCCTGTGGGCCTACAGCTATCCGCCCCTGAAGCTGTCCTATCGCGGGGGCGGCGAGCTGTTGCAGATGCTGGGCGTGGCCGGGGTCCTGCCCGTGTACGGCTACCTGGCGCAGGGCGGCCCGCTCGCGGCGTTCCCCTGGGCGCTCACCGCGCTGCTGCTGCCCACGCATCTGGCGTGCGCCATCGCCACCGCGCTGCCCGACGAGCCCTCGGACCGGGAGAGCGGCAAGCACACCGTGCCCGTGCGCCTGGGCGGCGAGCGGGCCGCATGGCTCATCCTCGGGCTCAACGGCCTCACGTGGCTGCTGGCCCCGGGGGCCCTGAGCGCGTTGGGCCCGCGGATGAGTCTGGGCTGGCTCGTGCCGGTGGTGGCGGCGCTCACGGTGGTGGCCGTGCGGCCCGCGCCTCCGGGCTCGCGCCGCATCCTCGTGCGGGTGCTGGCCGCCGTGCTCGCCACGCTGGCCACGGTGGCCGAGGTGCTGCGCGTGCTCGTGTTCGCGTGAGCTGGCCCGCGCTGCGTTAGGCTCCCCGTCGCATGTCGGTCTTCCTCGTCCTTCCCGATGGCCGCCGCCTTCCGCTGACGAAGCCCGTGGTGTCCGTGGGCTCGGATTCCGCCTGCGACGTCGTCCTCGAGGCGCCCGGGGTGAAGGCCAGTCACGCGCTGCTCTTTCGCGACGCGCGCGGCTGGTCCGTCTCTCCCGCGAGCAAGGGCTGTGAGGTGCGCGTGCGGGGCAAGCGCGTGGAGCTCGCCCCGCTCCGCCCGGGAGACGCCTTCTCCGTGGGCGCGATTCTCCTCTCCCTCGATGCCTCCGAGCAGGAGCCAGCGCCCGGCGAGGCCCCGTCCCCGGGCACCTCCCGCGGGCGGCTCGTCTCGGTCCTCGCGGGCTTCGCGTCCCGACTGCTCGTGCAACGCCCCGCCGTGGAGCTGCTGGAGACGGCCATGCGTGGGCTCGCGGAGGTGACGGGCGCGGACGTGGGCTTCCTCGTGTCGGTGGACGGCACGCGGCGCCAGGTGCTGTGCGCCACCGGGCCCGTGCCTCAGGCGGCGGTGGTGGACAGTCTGGTGGAGCGGGTGGTGGCCTCGGGCGCCCCCGTGCTGGTCACGGACGTGGCCTCGGACGCGGTGCTGGCCGGCGCGCCGAGTGTCGTGGCCCTGCGCCTCGCCTCCGCGCTGGTCGTGCCCCTGCGCGCGGAGCCCGCGCCGCTCGCGGTCGTGTACCTGGGACGGCGCGTGGGCCGTGCGCCCTTCTCCGCCGTGGAGCTGGAGGAGGCCCTGGCCCTCTCGTCGTTGGCGGCGATGCTGCTGGCCACCTCGCGAGAGCTGACGGAATTGCGCGCCCAGGTGGACAACCTCACGCAGCGCATCGAGGCCGCCACCTTCGAGGGCCTCATCGGCGAATCGCCGCCCATGCGCGCGCTCTACCGGCAGGTGGAGCGACTGGGGCCCACCTCGCTCAACGTGCTGCTCCAGGGCGAGACGGGCACGGGCAAGGAG includes:
- a CDS encoding prenyltransferase; translation: MAVESMGAAARWRYALKPASWPKVFVPAVFGQAVGALVAGRLSGPALLWGVLWTAADIAFIVWLNDWGDREVDALKRRMFPRGCSPKTIPDGLLSARAVLGAGLGAGGLALGLAAVGGAGLGRPALLPLAALSLGIFVAYTLPPLRLNYRGGGELLEMVGVGGVLPALHVYAQCGEGAPAFFLRWLPGLLALSLASALASGLSDEESDRAGGKRTFTTAWGNTRARRVTEGLVGLGALLWLVAGGVLAVPVVLFFGGRMMRRSAGAVTNAFAEQGAYKQELHRAIWWGTAALAASLVLTGGRTPW
- a CDS encoding ferrochelatase; its protein translation is MVNPHLQDALEELEGLGPRLGERASLDPSRACAPLPVELAARVLAGNTHEARGRAFLRGLRDVVLVLSEDFPDNIFWDLDYLASQLWRAGGPREIEDFTHRVVGLFRGFGNKSELRFRYAHDFLFGFDWARWVAREPRERADIGPFDPPFFDYLESRREELLGLIAENDAKYHPLEGEAFRNPFVFMREPHEEALLHQTLAREDFIPVKAWRLDGERRWELPFSDLRTEAARRLGLLREASP
- a CDS encoding UbiA family prenyltransferase; this translates as MRAWLQASRLPSQAYLALPLLLGQVVAARERGGGLAWGTLVAVQLFGVFDQLYIVYANDWADQETDRRNRTATLFSGGSRVLVEGRLSSRALAVAAGVCAVGALGVSLGLAVGLHQPGLVLLALLALLLLWAYSYPPLKLSYRGGGELLQMLGVAGVLPVYGYLAQGGPLAAFPWALTALLLPTHLACAIATALPDEPSDRESGKHTVPVRLGGERAAWLILGLNGLTWLLAPGALSALGPRMSLGWLVPVVAALTVVAVRPAPPGSRRILVRVLAAVLATLATVAEVLRVLVFA
- a CDS encoding sigma 54-interacting transcriptional regulator, whose protein sequence is MSVFLVLPDGRRLPLTKPVVSVGSDSACDVVLEAPGVKASHALLFRDARGWSVSPASKGCEVRVRGKRVELAPLRPGDAFSVGAILLSLDASEQEPAPGEAPSPGTSRGRLVSVLAGFASRLLVQRPAVELLETAMRGLAEVTGADVGFLVSVDGTRRQVLCATGPVPQAAVVDSLVERVVASGAPVLVTDVASDAVLAGAPSVVALRLASALVVPLRAEPAPLAVVYLGRRVGRAPFSAVELEEALALSSLAAMLLATSRELTELRAQVDNLTQRIEAATFEGLIGESPPMRALYRQVERLGPTSLNVLLQGETGTGKEGVARALHRRSGRRGRLVAINCAALPESLIERELFGHARGAFSGAGADRPGLVEAADGGTLFLDEIGDMPFALQSRLLRVVQEREVTRLGENHPRKVDMRVVSATHQRLETLVERGAFRADLLFRLEEVRVDVPPLRERGDDVLLIAHQVLTQEGRRARGLTQKATEALRGHPFPGNVRELVSRVRRAAILASGELLGPEDLELGGDDAPLVPLDEARDAFVHRYVREAITRSGGSKKDAAQALGIGLRSLFRYLGEGD